A DNA window from Candidatus Bathyarchaeota archaeon contains the following coding sequences:
- a CDS encoding AbrB/MazE/SpoVT family DNA-binding domain-containing protein produces the protein MANEEEKVFTVYVRVEGRVTIPKEVRDALSLKKGDLVECRVRRVR, from the coding sequence TTGGCCAACGAAGAAGAAAAAGTGTTTACAGTATATGTGCGAGTTGAAGGGAGGGTGACTATTCCTAAAGAGGTTAGGGACGCGCTAAGCCTGAAGAAAGGCGACTTGGTGGAGTGTCGAGTTAGAAGAGTTAGGTGA
- a CDS encoding glycosyltransferase family 2 protein has protein sequence MFTVLLIVLSAVVYSWALYNLPVLIVGIRSFRREGAEKKSFGQKAVFEKNLPTFSVVIPAKNEESVLPRLLGALLNQNYPRKKVEVIVVEDGSTDATSEVCEKCVKDFGGRLKIVRGGDSTGKPSALNRALRISSGDIIAVFDADNVPEQDALLNAAKHFQDEAIAALQGRTLTLNSDVNMLTKFVSYEEAAWCEAYLRGRDALDLFVHLKGTCQFIRRGVLERVGCWREEYLSDDFEMSARLTLKGYRIRYAPDVRSWQESPHSWGQMFRQRVRWFRGTMEVALNYGRLIRKPSFKTLDAEVTLLAPFVLILSLLSYLVGPIALWGLDRSILLVISAIGWGLLTVSIVAGAIAMLYVAEPKKTSDLLWIPFIYVYWSFHVFLATWALMRIIFKAPKVWRKTSRTGVVTVNYSCMCTHSQALDDSSG, from the coding sequence TTGTTTACTGTTCTTTTAATTGTATTGTCTGCCGTGGTTTATTCTTGGGCACTTTACAACTTACCCGTGTTAATAGTTGGAATTAGAAGTTTCCGTCGTGAGGGAGCTGAGAAGAAATCTTTTGGGCAAAAGGCGGTGTTCGAGAAGAATCTTCCTACGTTCTCAGTTGTTATTCCAGCGAAGAATGAAGAATCTGTTCTTCCTCGGCTGTTAGGTGCTCTCTTAAATCAAAACTATCCAAGAAAAAAAGTTGAAGTAATCGTGGTAGAAGATGGTTCAACTGATGCTACATCAGAAGTTTGTGAGAAGTGTGTGAAGGATTTTGGTGGGCGGTTAAAGATAGTTCGTGGGGGAGATTCCACTGGAAAACCTTCTGCTTTGAATCGAGCATTGAGAATCTCTAGCGGCGATATAATAGCTGTGTTTGACGCAGATAATGTACCCGAACAAGATGCCTTACTTAACGCCGCAAAGCATTTTCAGGATGAGGCAATTGCTGCCCTTCAAGGTAGAACGTTGACGCTTAATTCGGATGTTAACATGCTTACGAAGTTTGTTTCTTATGAGGAAGCTGCGTGGTGTGAGGCATATTTGAGAGGTAGAGATGCTCTAGATCTGTTTGTCCATTTGAAGGGCACTTGTCAATTTATTCGGAGGGGGGTGTTGGAGCGTGTGGGGTGTTGGCGTGAGGAGTATCTTTCAGATGATTTTGAGATGTCTGCTAGGCTTACCTTGAAGGGATATCGAATAAGGTATGCGCCGGATGTTCGGTCTTGGCAGGAAAGCCCTCACAGCTGGGGTCAGATGTTTCGTCAGAGGGTAAGATGGTTTAGGGGGACTATGGAAGTAGCTCTGAATTATGGGCGGCTGATTAGGAAGCCAAGTTTCAAGACTTTGGACGCTGAGGTTACGCTTCTTGCACCCTTTGTATTAATTTTGTCACTTCTAAGTTATTTAGTAGGTCCGATTGCTCTCTGGGGCTTAGATAGGTCGATTCTTCTTGTTATCAGTGCGATTGGGTGGGGTTTGTTGACGGTTTCGATTGTTGCAGGGGCGATTGCGATGTTATACGTCGCAGAACCCAAAAAAACAAGTGACTTGCTCTGGATTCCTTTCATATACGTTTACTGGTCGTTCCATGTTTTCTTGGCAACTTGGGCTTTGATGAGGATAATTTTCAAGGCGCCGAAGGTATGGAGGAAGACTTCAAGAACAGGTGTAGTCACGGTGAATTATTCGTGCATGTGTACGCATTCTCAAGCGTTGGATGATTCGAGTGGTTAA
- a CDS encoding NAD-dependent epimerase/dehydratase family protein, with the protein MVNLKVLVTGGAGFIGSHLIDKLIREGCEVTVLDDLSSGLLENIEDHVAKDDVEFVEGSILDGKVVARAVHGVDAVVHLAAVVSVPFSVLNPERTYEVNVYGTKVLLDQCVSNGVEKFVFASSCAVYGEASYLPIDEVHPTGPLSPYAESKLVTEQMCVKDYGSKLDMVALRLFNVYGQGQAYNGYAGVITAFAKCLEAREPLIIFGDGFQTRDFIHVSDVARAVWLTLTRADAGGIFNIASGRAVRIKELAEIMADITDVEDLQVDFEKPREGDVRHSHGDYSEARRLLGYVPEKDLREGLQELLTEKRVLVERVSVY; encoded by the coding sequence GTGGTTAATTTGAAGGTTCTTGTGACTGGTGGGGCTGGGTTCATTGGCAGTCACTTGATTGACAAGTTAATTCGGGAAGGTTGTGAAGTAACGGTTCTTGACGATTTGTCTAGTGGTTTATTGGAGAATATTGAAGACCATGTGGCTAAGGATGATGTGGAGTTTGTGGAGGGTAGCATATTGGATGGAAAGGTTGTTGCACGGGCTGTTCACGGGGTTGATGCGGTGGTACATCTGGCGGCGGTAGTCAGTGTTCCTTTTTCGGTTCTAAACCCTGAGCGAACGTATGAGGTTAATGTTTATGGGACGAAGGTTTTGCTGGATCAATGCGTGTCGAATGGGGTAGAGAAGTTTGTTTTTGCTTCTTCGTGTGCGGTTTATGGGGAGGCTTCATATCTTCCTATTGATGAGGTGCATCCGACTGGTCCTCTTTCACCTTACGCTGAGTCAAAGCTTGTGACGGAGCAAATGTGCGTTAAGGATTATGGGAGCAAGTTGGACATGGTAGCTTTGAGGCTGTTTAACGTCTACGGGCAAGGGCAGGCTTATAATGGGTATGCTGGAGTGATTACGGCTTTTGCGAAGTGTCTGGAGGCGAGAGAACCTTTGATAATTTTTGGGGACGGGTTTCAAACAAGAGATTTTATCCACGTTTCGGATGTTGCTAGAGCTGTCTGGTTGACATTAACAAGAGCTGACGCTGGAGGAATTTTTAACATTGCTTCTGGAAGGGCAGTGAGAATTAAGGAGCTTGCAGAGATAATGGCGGACATCACAGATGTTGAGGATTTGCAGGTAGATTTTGAAAAGCCTAGAGAAGGAGATGTACGCCACAGCCATGGGGACTACTCGGAGGCTAGGAGGCTTCTTGGGTATGTACCGGAGAAAGATCTTCGAGAGGGTCTTCAAGAGCTGCTGACTGAAAAGAGAGTTTTGGTTGAGAGGGTCTCTGTCTATTGA